The genomic DNA TTCTGCCCTCCTCACCGGGGTTAGGAGGAAGGGATGGAAAATGTAGAAAGAGCTGGCGGAGGATTACTTAAGCCAACCTGGTAATATCTTTGGCCACCTCAGGATAATTTTTAGACATGAGGGGGTCATGGCCGGGGAACAACAAGTCGGGGGAAGACGCTTTCTTCCTCAACTTATCATACGTTTTCATCCAGCCTACCAGG from Deltaproteobacteria bacterium includes the following:
- a CDS encoding N-acyl homoserine lactonase family protein; this translates as LQAVAVKTSQGTAIVGSDCAHIFRNYQEDWPSALIVDLVGWMKTYDKLRKKASSPDLLFPGHDPLMSKNYPEVAKDITRLA